GAAAGGAACAATGCCTGCAAACTTCTCAGTTCTGTGATCTTTGATGGAATTCCACCCGAAAATCGATTGTGAGACAAGTCAAGCAGGACAAGCCCTGATTTCTCTATCGTCTCCACGATCTTGCTCGGAAGAGGACCATATAGATCATTGTTACTCAAGTCCAACACAAGCAGCTGCTCCGAAAACAAGAGTCTAGGCGACATCTTGTATGTTAAATGATTGGATGATAGGTTCAACTGAACCAATGCACGAAGTGACGCAATACACGTGGGCACTCCTCCAAAGATAGAATTGTTAGCTAAATTCAGAACTGTGAGCGAGTCAGTGCAAGCTGAAAAACAAGGTAGAGTTCCAGAAAACCAATTCGACATGAGATTGAGCGAAACTAAAGGCTGATGAAAATCATACACATTTCCCTTCAAATAGTTATTTTGAAGATCCAAATACTTCAGAGACGTCGAATTCAACAAACTCCCAGGCAGTTCACCACTAAAAGAGTTAAAACCCAGGTCAAGTTTCTGTAGCTTTGCAGAGAAGTTCCCAATCCAAGAAGGAATAGGACCCCCCAAGTCTTGGTTCCCAACCAAGACAAGCTCCTCCAAGTTCTCTAGCTTCATCAATGTCTCAGGCACAACGCCTCGAAACCGATTATAACTCAAATCAACAGAACGAAGGTGAATCAAATTGCCCAAGCACGACGGTATGGAGCAAGAAAAGTTGTTCTGAGACAAAACCAGGTGCTCAAGAAATGAGAGGTTACAGAATCCAGGGTTAATTTGACCAGACAAGTTCATATCAATCAGTTCAATGGAAACCACTCTCCCAGTCTTGTTTTCACAAACAATTCCAGTCCAATCTGAACAGTTAGAACCAACCCAGCTTGACAAATTCTTATTAGGGTCTTGAATCGATGATTTGAACGCCAAAAGAGAGGCCCCATCTTCAGAGTCAAGCTCCACTGATTGGGAAGGGTTTAAGCAAAGAATCAACAAGAACAAGAGCAACAAAGCATGGCAATCAAGAAACTTATaaggagagaaagaaaaacCCCATTTCTGGCCTGACACTGAAGAACGAACCCAAAAAACCCTCAAACAGGAAAAGGGAATCAATTTCCCTAAAGTCCATCTCTGGTCCATCACTGAGAAACAAACCAATTTCCCTAAAACCCTGAAGTAACAGCCACAAGAATCAATTTTCCTAAAACCCCATCTGCCTAAACAAGAGAGAAAGCTCTAAAAAGCAAGCATCAAAGAGATTAAGCAACCTATCACAGAACAAAGAATGAGAAAGAGAGAGACTTACGAGTGGAAATGGAGGGAGATAGGAAGCAGCAGCAAATGGGCTTTTTCTATTTTGGGATTATGGGTATTTGGAGGTCGCAGTAGAACAGAGATTCTCTTATTTACatgtcttcttcatcttct
This genomic window from Benincasa hispida cultivar B227 unplaced genomic scaffold, ASM972705v1 Contig261, whole genome shotgun sequence contains:
- the LOC120069168 gene encoding receptor-like protein CLAVATA2, whose protein sequence is MDQRWTLGKLIPFSCLRVFWVRSSVSGQKWGFSFSPYKFLDCHALLLLFLLILCLNPSQSVELDSEDGASLLAFKSSIQDPNKNLSSWVGSNCSDWTGIVCENKTGRVVSIELIDMNLSGQINPGFCNLSFLEHLVLSQNNFSCSIPSCLGNLIHLRSVDLSYNRFRGVVPETLMKLENLEELVLVGNQDLGGPIPSWIGNFSAKLQKLDLGFNSFSGELPGSLLNSTSLKYLDLQNNYLKGNVYDFHQPLVSLNLMSNWFSGTLPCFSACTDSLTVLNLANNSIFGGVPTCIASLRALVQLNLSSNHLTYKMSPRLLFSEQLLVLDLSNNDLYGPLPSKIVETIEKSGLVLLDLSHNRFSGGIPSKITELRSLQALFLSHNLLVGEIPARIGNLTYLQVIDLSYNYLSGSIPLNIVGCFQLLALILNNNNLSGEIQPELDALDSLKILDISNNMISGEVPLTLAGCKSLEIVDFSSNNLSGNLNDAITKWSNLRYLSLARNKFIGNLPSWLFAFEVIQLMDFSSNKFSGSIPDVNFNISSNFNSGDISRPSKEPFAAKKVVNFKVSTVVDIGSELQFNYDLSSAVGIDLSNNLLHGSIPEGLFSLEGLQYLNLSYNSLEGQVPGLEKMQSVRALDLSHNYLSGEIPGNISILEDLTLLDLSYNCFSGLVSEKQGFGRFPGAFAGNPDLCVESSGEGCRSSGIPTVPGKISDGETEGPISVWVFCLSAFVSFYFGTVSLLCSGRARNYFLHTKA